The following proteins come from a genomic window of Misgurnus anguillicaudatus chromosome 10, ASM2758022v2, whole genome shotgun sequence:
- the LOC129448909 gene encoding E3 ubiquitin-protein ligase NHLRC1-like — translation MDIMSDRPVSPHSDSSTRAEDILTEIQVNLLECKVCFESFSVQKRDHTPLNLPCGHVLCLTCVCTLTHPVHHRLECPFCRKVCEAGSTSQCRALVDLQDLLHTQGSRRLPVLQQLISWTQGLGSRALDLHSVFGGWGLIINPSGIAVDESSGEIIVVHDGEKRVAVFSRHGTSLHAFGGYGHGPADVCHPLDVAVVSSGHLVITDAGDGTVKVFDSTGCPVLTVRDSFKLPWSVDIDGCGWILVTDARMGTLNQLALDFDRGAVLVNRVVLKDLMCPRSVACDMISGNIAVVDHLEKSGVAHGNFAPSCLKIYNGDFVLLTVVDSFGLNLIDSVCMSISSVVFDRNGDVIVADTQRGMVWSLGKPQISAVLTPLVSGLLCPAGLTLTADNELIVLDSGDHTVKFYTEYTEDLYSESKSG, via the coding sequence ATGGACATCATGTCAGACAGACCTGTCTCACCTCACAGTGACAGCAGCACAAGAGCTGAAGACATACTGACAGAGATACAAGTAAACCTGCTGGAGTGTAAAGTTTGTTTCGAGAGCTTCTCAGTGCAGAAGAGAGACCACACACCCCTGAATCTACCATGTGGTCATGTGCTCTGTCTGACGTGTGTTTGCACCCTTACCCATCCCGTCCATCATCGCCTGGAGTGTCCGTTCTGTAGGAAAGTGTGTGAAGCCGGCAGCACATCACAATGTCGAGCACTTGTTGATCTCCAAGATCTTCTGCACACACAGGGATCTCGCAGGCTTCCTGTTCTCCAACAACTCATCAGCTGGACTCAAGGCCTTGGCTCGAGAGCACTCGATCTCCATTCAGTGTTTGGTGGCTGGGGTTTGATCATCAACCCTAGTGGAATAGCTGTAGATGAATCTTCAGGAGAGATTATAGTGGTCCACGATGGTGAGAAGAGGGTTGCTGTCTTTAGTCGGCACGGGACGTCCTTACACGCTTTTGGAGGTTATGGACATGGTCCTGCAGATGTCTGTCACCCACTTGACGTCGCTGTGGTTTCCAGTGGACACCTGGTAATAACAGATGCAGGTGATGGGACCGTGAAGGTCTTTGATTCCACAGGTTGTCCTGTGTTGACGGTCCGAGACTCTTTTAAACTGCCGTGGAGTGTCGATATAGACGGCTGTGGATGGATATTGGTGACGGATGCACGGATGGGAACCCTGAACCAGCTGGCGTTGGACTTTGATCGCGGTGCAGTCTTAGTTAATCGAGTCGTTCTCAAAGATCTGATGTGTCCGCGGTCTGTGGCGTGTGACATGATATCAGGAAACATTGCTGTCGTGGACCATCTTGAGAAGAGTGGGGTTGCTCATGGCAACTTTGCTCCATCatgtctaaaaatatataatggtGATTTTGTTCTTTTGACAGTGGTGGACAGTTTTGGTCTGAATCTGATAGACTCTGTGTGCATGTCCATATCTTCTGTGGTTTTTGACAGAAATGGAGATGTAATTGTGGCGGACACACAGCGGGGAATGGTGTGGAGTTTGGGCAAACCTCAGATATCAGCTGTGTTAACCCCACTGGTGAGTGGACTGTTGTGTCCAGCAGGATTGACTTTAACAGCAGATAATGAGCTTATAGTTCTGGACAGTGGAGATCACACAGTGAAGTTTTACACCGAATACACAGAAGATTTGTACAGTGAGAGTAAATCAGGTTAA